In a single window of the Nicotiana tomentosiformis chromosome 8, ASM39032v3, whole genome shotgun sequence genome:
- the LOC138897811 gene encoding uncharacterized protein has translation MAELYPNDFDEFSMGALENQLASYIIDVRDVDERFSDLHGLCDLSKKLVQTNNHSNYSLIFRLVKLALLLPVATASVERAFSAMKFIKNDLRSRMNDEFFSGCLVLCRKKNVFDSISNEAIIKTFQDMKPRRVQL, from the coding sequence ATGGCAGAGTTATATCCTAATGactttgatgaatttagtatgggtgCTCTTGAGAATCAGCTTGCAAGTTATATTATTGATGTTCGTGATGTTGATGAAAGATTCTCCGATCTACATGGGCTTTGTGATCTTTCAAAAAAATTAGTTCAGACAAACAATCATTCAAATTATTCTCTTATATTTCGCTTAGTGAAACTTGCTTTGCTTCTGCCTGTTGCTACTGCATCAGTTGAAAGAGCTTTTTCGGCGATGAAGTTTATCAAGAATGACTTACGAAGTCGAATGAATGATGAGTTCTTTAGCGGTTGTTTGGTGCTATGTAGAAAAAAAAATGTGTTTGATAGTATTTCTAATGAGGCTATTATTAAAACATTTCAAGATATGAAACCTCGTCGAGTGCAGTTGTAA
- the LOC104099096 gene encoding uncharacterized protein produces the protein MTSPITQKDIVTACKIETTKTIIEELNGDYFALLVDESFDMSCKEQMAIVLRYIDIMRFVMERLIDVVHVQNTSTSSLKSAIVNLLAQHSLSLSYVRKQYYDRESNIQGEINGLKMLIKRESRSAHSIHCFAHQLQLTLVAVFKKCLQVGELVVLVSNILNILGSSFKRMDEFRESQKERIQEALDMGELTTGRGLNQELGLSRACDTR, from the coding sequence ATGACTTCTCCGATAACTCAGAAAGACATTGTTACTGCATGTAAGATAGAAACAACTAAAACTATAATTGAGGAACTAAATGGTGATTACTTTGCCTTACTAGTTGATGAATCTTTTGATATGTCCTGTAAGGAGCAAATGGCTATTGTCTTACGTTATATTGATATAATGAGATTTGTGATGGAGCGACTTATTGATGTTGTTCATGTTCAAAATACTAGTACTTCATCTTTGAAGAGTGCAATTGTTAATTTACTTGCTCAACACTCCTTAAGTCTATCATATGTGCGTAAACAATATTACGATAGGGAAAGCAATATACAAGGTGAGATTAATGGTCTTAAAATGTTGATTAAGCGAGAAAGTAGATCGGCTCATTCCATTCATTGTTTTGCTCATCAACTCCAACTTACCCTTGTTGCGGTTTTTAAGAAATGTCTTCAAGTGGGGGAACTTGTAGTATTGGTttcaaatattttgaatatattgGGATCTTCTTTTAAGCGTATGGATGAATTTCGAGAATCTCAAAAAGAAAGAATTCAAGAGGCATTAGATATGGGTGAGCTTACAACCGGTAGGGGCTTGAATCAAGAACTTGGTCTTTCAAGAGCATGTGATACTCGTTAG